The following proteins are encoded in a genomic region of Flammeovirga pectinis:
- a CDS encoding T9SS type A sorting domain-containing protein, with the protein MKFNKTILSIFSLAFLLGSNLLFAAVPTWTVNPNNYQYTMNVTAFVNVNGTDFTSTNDVVGAFVNDECRGVAQLVYVSAVNRHLAYITLYSNTITEDITFKVYHESSDTETTIQETLPFTINGNVGLPSSAYSIASPTLSSDATFNGVTFSNLNVDSITTVGDTVFVHTPFYNVDLSNVNPVFDVSVGAHIVYNNRFRGVSGNGYDLSERRAFKILSADQSTFTTIYIDVDNDKVTPSDFSNMMSFKGKLLTTGFRKNTEDYIAAFVGNECRGKAKLTYDSLEKDYFVDLHVYANIINEAIEFRIYTASNQTVSTVLKNVSFERNRVLGSTASPYIFSTSATSSNAEIERLSINGNLIRNVTYTQDTVFVELDFHRTDFTSVTPVFELSSGATLQYNGSSAATAGMAYDFSNSQEFVVVSQDGSATQSVQVVVAPEHVNAASFQHEMQVSSFVTINGEALDNITDKVAAFVNDEIRGVGSLVYSSDQERYVSDFTVYTNNLAETISFKVYSAEDDSVYNIDYNADFIDNGQLGESPYAYSIAYPRLNQSAIIAGVVIDGITDANVTISADSILVTIAESNASIAVFTPTFSISDGAKFLVNNEVAATSGATYDFSNPLAITVISEDEATITNYHLTMANGTVLSTVSSLEKAIVMYPNPIQNQLNVQTEFTIDGIKIRDINGRDISNNFTVNDNTITFTDNLRSGVYFVEILSDNTLVRKKIIKE; encoded by the coding sequence ATGAAATTTAATAAAACTATTCTGAGTATTTTCTCCCTAGCATTTTTGCTAGGGAGTAATTTACTCTTTGCTGCTGTACCCACATGGACTGTTAACCCAAACAACTATCAATATACTATGAACGTCACTGCTTTTGTGAATGTTAATGGTACAGATTTTACAAGTACAAATGATGTTGTTGGAGCATTCGTAAATGATGAATGCAGAGGAGTTGCACAATTAGTCTATGTTAGTGCCGTGAATAGGCATTTGGCCTATATCACCCTTTACTCAAATACAATTACTGAAGACATAACTTTTAAAGTTTACCATGAATCTTCAGACACAGAAACTACAATTCAAGAAACACTCCCTTTTACAATTAATGGTAACGTAGGTTTACCATCATCAGCTTACAGTATTGCAAGTCCTACACTTAGCAGTGACGCTACATTTAATGGAGTAACTTTTTCTAATTTAAATGTGGATAGTATTACAACTGTAGGTGATACAGTTTTTGTACACACCCCATTTTATAATGTAGACCTTAGCAATGTAAATCCTGTATTTGATGTTTCCGTAGGGGCACACATAGTTTATAACAATAGGTTTCGAGGAGTTTCTGGTAACGGTTATGATTTATCGGAACGTAGAGCATTTAAAATATTATCAGCAGACCAGTCTACGTTTACAACGATCTATATTGATGTAGATAATGATAAGGTTACCCCATCAGACTTCTCAAATATGATGTCCTTTAAAGGAAAGTTATTAACAACTGGATTTAGAAAAAACACAGAAGATTATATAGCCGCTTTTGTAGGTAATGAATGTAGAGGAAAAGCAAAATTAACTTATGATAGTTTAGAAAAAGATTACTTTGTTGACTTACATGTTTATGCAAATATTATTAATGAAGCAATTGAATTTAGAATTTACACAGCAAGTAATCAGACAGTATCAACAGTTTTAAAGAATGTTTCATTTGAAAGAAATAGAGTTTTAGGTAGCACGGCCAGTCCTTATATTTTCTCAACATCTGCAACTTCATCAAACGCTGAAATTGAACGTTTATCAATTAATGGTAATTTGATCAGAAATGTAACATATACTCAAGATACTGTTTTTGTCGAATTAGATTTTCACCGTACAGATTTCACTTCTGTTACGCCAGTTTTTGAATTAAGTAGTGGAGCAACGTTACAATACAATGGTTCTAGTGCTGCAACGGCAGGGATGGCTTACGATTTTTCGAATAGTCAAGAATTTGTAGTGGTTTCACAAGATGGCTCAGCAACTCAATCAGTACAAGTTGTTGTTGCGCCAGAGCATGTAAATGCAGCTTCTTTTCAACACGAAATGCAGGTATCATCATTTGTTACAATAAATGGAGAAGCCTTAGATAATATTACTGATAAAGTTGCCGCTTTTGTGAATGATGAAATTAGAGGGGTAGGTAGTTTAGTCTATTCTTCCGACCAAGAGAGGTACGTTTCGGATTTTACGGTGTATACCAATAATTTAGCAGAGACGATTAGCTTTAAAGTTTATTCTGCTGAAGATGATAGTGTGTACAACATTGATTACAATGCAGATTTTATTGACAATGGTCAACTTGGAGAAAGTCCATATGCGTATAGTATTGCTTACCCTAGGTTAAACCAAAGTGCAATAATAGCAGGTGTAGTTATAGATGGAATTACTGACGCAAATGTTACAATTAGTGCCGATAGTATTTTAGTAACAATTGCTGAGAGTAATGCATCAATTGCGGTATTTACACCAACATTTAGTATTAGCGATGGTGCAAAATTTCTTGTTAATAATGAAGTTGCTGCTACATCTGGAGCTACCTATGATTTCAGTAATCCATTAGCAATCACAGTTATTTCTGAAGACGAGGCAACAATAACAAATTATCATTTAACAATGGCTAATGGGACTGTTTTAAGTACCGTTTCTTCTTTAGAAAAAGCAATAGTCATGTATCCAAATCCTATTCAAAATCAGTTAAATGTACAAACTGAATTTACTATAGATGGAATAAAAATAAGAGATATTAATGGTAGAGATATCAGTAATAACTTTACAGTAAATGACAACACAATCACTTTTACAGATAACTTAAGAAGTGGTGTTTACTTTGTCGAAATCCTTTCTGATAATACACTTGTTAGAAAGAAAATTATAAAAGAATAA